The sequence tggcctttcccgttgtggaacacaggctccggacatgcaggctcagcggccaggcctcgcgggcccagccgctccgcggcatgtgggatcttcccagaccagggcatgaacccgcgtcacctgcatcggcaggcggactctcaaccactgcgccaccagggaagccccagcgggATCTTTTTCGATGCAAACTGCGTATGTGTTCTCTCTGTCCATCATGCTGCTCCCACCGCTCTTCCCTGGGAGATGCCCTGGTGCAGCAGCTGATGGTAGGGCTTCAGGCTGGCAGAGGGCCTTGCAGCATCCCTTGTTTTATGCCCTTCTTTGGGCTCACCCCCAACCTCTGCACCATGAGTACTGCTGTCCGTACCCCCAGCCATGCTCTCTCTTCCCCTGCCACCCAGTCCCCTGCCTCATCAGACCAGTTCCCTCAAAACCACAGCACAGAGCTGGGAAAGGAGGCTTTTCTCTCTTAAGCTCACATAACTACGCTGCCTAAAAGAGGGAGGGTGGGCTGGCAGAGCCTGACCCTCGACCTTTCTGGGTCCTCTGCCTGCAGGGCCCCCTGGTGGAGGTCACTCTGCCTTTCTTGCAGGTCTCCGACATTGTGGACCCCCAGCAGACTGTGGGCCTGAGCACCCAGGAACCTGGTGACGTCTTCACCTACTCTGAGTTCGATGGGATCCTGGGGCTGGCCTACCCCTCCCTTGCCTCTGAGTACTCGGTCCCCGTGTTTGACAACATGATGAACAGGCACCTGGTGGCCCAAGACCTGTTCTCGGTTTACATGGACAGGTAGGAGCTGCACCCGGCGTGGGCTGGACTTCCACATCCTGGCAGGGGCTGTCGGCTGAGGAGTGTCCACCCCTTGGGGACGCTGCAACACAAGGGTAGTCACCATCATCCAAGCAAACCTCTCCTTGCTTCCAGAAACATCCAACCTCCTGCCTAAAGGTCCCCAACATGGTCACTGATGCAGCCAGAGTCCACTGGGCCAGCATTTGACTTTCATTTCTGGCATTTAAAAAAgggagactggggcttccctggtggcgcagtggttgagagtccgcctgccgatgcaggggacgcaggttcgtgccccggtctgggaagatcccacatgctgcggagcggctgggcccgtgagccatgaccgctgaggctgcgtgtccggagcctgtgctctgcaatgggagaggccataacagtgagagacccgcgtactgcaaaaaaaaataataaataaataaaaaaaaggaagcctgAATCCATCTCTGCATACGGGCTTTTAATCTCTTTTCTTCCAAAGCGGCAGGCCTCAGTAATCATTTATTGATGTCCCTGAGACTCACAGATGTTTAGAGCAGGCTCTAAAGGAGTCCAACCTTCTCTTTTCAACATGCAGGGAACTGAGGCTTGGGCGGGATGGTCACCCTCAAACTGGTGGACGAGCCATGTCAGGGGCCCAGGGCTCCTGACTCCCAGTCCAGTGTTCCCCACTCTACCCGCCTGATGGGGCAACTCTGCTAGACAGAGGGGTGGGTGGCAGGACTGGCAGAAGGGAATCACACCCAGGAGAAGGAGCTGGGTAACCCAGGCAGGGGGTAGATAGGTGCAGTCACTCATTCGTTTACTCAGTAGATATTTATGGGCCCTTACTATGTGCAGGGGCTGTGCCAGGAGACGGGGATACATCAGCAAACAGGACAAACTGGTAGTCAACTTTTTAGCAGGGGAAACGGACAACACACACATCGTAATTACGTATACAATTATGATGACAGTTGTGATAAGAGCACTCCCTGCAGGGGAGGTCTGCATGTACTGAAGGCTTAATAGTAACAGGCAGCCCAGTCTGACAAGATATGTGTGTGGAGAGTGGCCAGGGGAAGCTTCGCTGAGGCCCGAGTGGGTGATATGCAGGTGAGGCAAAGGGATGGCACATTTTAAGCAGTGGGGCGGCATGTGTCAGAGCCCGGAGGTGGGACAGAGCTTGATGAGGCCAAGGAACAAGAGCTGCAGAGTGAGAAGCAGGTAACCCACAGTGTGCCGGTGTTTCCTGGCCATGAGACAGAGTCCCAGGAGGAGCAGAGAGGGTTTGGGCTGGggtggcagttttttttttttttagaagatgttgggggtaggagtttattaattaattaattaattttggctgtgttgggtcttcgtttctgtgcgagggctttctctagttgtggcaggcgggggccactcttcatcgcggtgcacgggcctctcactatcgtggcctctcttgctgcggagcacaggctccagacctgcaggctcagtagttgtggctcacgggcccagttgttccgcggcatgtgggatcctcccagaccagggctcgaacccatgtcccctgcattagcaggcagattctcaaccactgcaccaccagggaagccctggggtggcAGTTTTCATGCAGAGCATGTGGGACCTCATTGAAGATCCGTTCTCCTACTCGAGGCCAAAGGGCTGGGGGCCGAAAGCCTTgagtggtggggggcagggacacAGTGGCCTGAGCAGAGCCTGACAGGCACGTGACCTCCTACTTCCTGACCTCCCCTCCCACGGTAATGCCCATGCTCTGGCTCTAGTGCTGCCTCAGCCTGGGGGGGTGCTGCAGAATTCAGAGAGAAAGGATGCTGCAGCTGATATCAAAGAAAAGCCTGCAGTACCGGGAAGGTGGGAGAGCTCATCTGAAGCctttggggtggaggtgggtgttgggggcagggaggacagtGCGGCAGGGTCTGAATTGCATCTAACCCTGCGTGGGGCTGGGCTACCTCCTCACAGAGCCAGGGTGTCGGAGTCCCACATCATGACTTTCCTTGGTTTCAGGAATGGCCAGGAGAGCATGCTCACACTGGGGGCCATTGACCCGTCCTACTACACAGGATCCCTGCACTGGGTGCCTGTGACCTTGCAGAAGTACTGGCAGTTCACCGTGGACAGGTGGGTGAGCGGCAGCTGTGGCCCCGCCAGAGGCTGTCTCCAGGTGTGGGGATGTGAGGGTCTGGGTGTCAGCCCGGTAGCTCGTAAGACCATCACATTAACGTGTGAATCAGATGCTCCAAGGTCAAGTGTCTTTGTCAGTGAGAATGCTGAACGTTCACTTACACTTTATTAATAAGACTAGCTGTGCTTATCCCGCACCACTACCTGCCAGGCGTTGTGCTGGGTGAGAATATGACTGCCTGGTTTAGTCCTCACTAGAGCCCTGTGGGGGTGGTGCTGTGATGATCCTTATTTTGTAATTTACTAACATCGACTTTGAACCTCACGACCATCCCTTGAGGAAATCAAGAACGGGGTGGTTAATGTACCCATTTTGTTGATAAGAAGCCTGAGTGTAAGAAGACTGGGGAATTTGCAGCAAATAAATGGCAGGAGAAAGCTTGAAACCAGATCTTTGGGCAACCAGTGTGGTACTCATTCCACCACTTAATGCCTGTGACTTTGTTGTTTCATTGAAGTTTCTGTCCCATAGAAGGTCAGGTGGCCTCCGCTGAGTCACTGAGTTGGGAGAAAATGGTTTCGGGTCTTTTCTCTCAGTTCAGGAAGTTATGGGGGCTCCAGGAAGGAGCCCAAAGAAAAGGATCTGGGGTGGCTGGACTTCCTTCCTGCCAAGGATCCTGGCAGGGGAGGCTAGGAGggacccagggagggaggggtggatgCCGGATGCGCTGCGAGGCCATCCTATTTCCCCTCTGCAGTGTCACCATCGGCGGTGTGGTGGTGGCCTGTGATGGTGGCTGTCAGGCCATCCTGGACACGGGCACCTCCATGCTGGTCGGGCCCAGCAGTGACATCCTTAACATCCAGATGGCCATCGGAGCCACACAGAACCAGTACGGTGAGGTGAGGCCAGACCCttatccccacctccccagacccccCTGAAGAGGGAACCCCTTTGCACATGGAAGAAATGACAAAGGGAAATGGTGAGGGGCTTGGGATTCCTGCAGGGGTTGGGAGGCATTCAAGATGGCCTAGCTTTTCTAGCTTTGGCTCACTTGCTGTTGGAGGTCCCATGTCTCGTGCAGTGGCTGCAATCTGACTTCCTGTCCGCAGGGAGGGTCATACATCCCCGACTCCCTGAGCTCTGCTGCGCCCTCTTGTCCCCCTCCACTCATGggtctcccctcttcctccctgacaGCTAAGTGCTCTCAGTGTCCTTGGGAGCTCTGGCTGGGCTTGGAGGGGAAATGTCGAGGCAAACAACTCCTTGTCTCGAGCTGGTGTCTGTCCCTGGGCTGGTCCCCATCGGTGTGACTCCTCTGAGGTCTAAGGACCTCCCTGGGGGTCCTCTGAGTAGCAGGTCCCTCCCCACTTCTCGGCTGCCGTGCAGAGGCAGAGGACCCACCTGGGACTTTCTCTGCTACTGGCAGTCAGATCACACCCACGGCCCTTCTAAGAGGACCTCCCTCTGGTCTTTAGTTTGACATCGACTGCGGCAGCCTGAGCAGCATGCCTACGGTGGTCTTTGAGATCAACAGCAGAATGTACCCACTGACCCCCTCCGCCTACACCAACCAGGTATGAGTCTCCGGAGAGGAAGCCTGGGCTCACCCagctcccctcctgcctcctggcaACTCAGCGCATCGGTGATAAGTGGCATGGGCTAGATGGAGAGAGCAGGACGTGCGTTTAGACCACCTGGCCTTTCAGAGTGGGGTCTGTGGTCCTTGGGCCTCATTTGTGGCTGCGGCAGCCTCATCCTGGGAGAAATGGTGCAGACAGGAAGGACCGAGCCCAGCGGCctgagggagggtgggatgggcgGGACCACAGCCACCCATAGGAACCTCCATCCACTGCGCTAGCTTCTAAGCCCTGGGGCCTAGGGCTTTGTCTGGGATTTTTCTTGATAACCTGGGCTTTGTGGGGACCCAGCCCTCATCCCTACTGCCCTGCCGGCTTCAGCTTTGACCTAATCCTGAGCACCCCGAACTGTCAAGGTCTTGGGTCCCCAGGCCTGTTCTGGCTGGTCACCAGGGCCGTAGGTGCTAAGAGCAGGAGGACGGGGGCGTGGGGAGGGCCGGTGAGGGGGAACGGGGAGGGGACCCACCAGGTGATCTTGGATCTGACACTTCATTTCTGAATGTCAATTTTTTCGTCTGTTGAGTAGATGAATCTGATACTTGTTTGCTTAGCTCAGAAGGTGATTTCAAGGGTGAGAGGAAATAATAGATGAGAGAGTGATTGGGGGTGGGGTCCGGAGAGGCACAGCAACTGGGGTTGGGACCAGCTTCATGTCAGCCTTCCCTTTCCCAGGACCAGGGCTTCTGCACCAGTGGCTTCCAGGGTGAAAATAATTCCCAGCAGTGGATCCTGGGGGATGTCTTCATCCGGGAGTATTACAGCGTCTTTGACAGGGCCAACAACCGCGTGGGGCTGGCCAAGGCCGTCTGATTGCACCTCGGACCAACAACCTCACTGTCCCcaaacacacgcacatacacacatgcacccGCACGCAtgcccacacacatgcacacacataggTGAGGTTTTTAAGCAGACggttctcaataaatactacATCTCTGCAAAGCCTGGCTTCCTTTGGGGCTGAATCCCTGCACCGCTCTGGGGGTGGGATGTGACAGTCACGTGGTGTGTTCGGCAGAACGGGGGCCACATGGGTAGGGGAGCACAGGGGACACTGTGGATGGATGGAGACTTTCACAAGGGAATTGGCCATTTCAAGTTCAGGTCAGGTTTTTAAAAGCAAGACCAGTCTTGCCTTCCTGTTTTCTTACTCCCCGTCTTTCTGGGGAAAGAGTGCAGTAAGGGAGACCTTTGCAGGATGAGACTTGTGCCCGGGGAACAAGGGCTTGAGGTCAGGCCGAGTAGAGAATATTGGCCTAGGGAGAGAATGGCTCTAGTTCTATTAAGACAAGGCCTTGACTGCCATTTGGAGAAGACATTAGTGGAACAGGCAGAGGGCTTCTGGGAAGATCTGAGGGTCCTGAGGTTGCTGTGGGGAAGAATCACAGCCCAGAGTCCCATCCTCAGTCTTAGAGGCTCCACACCTGACTTGCCAGGGCCTGAAAAGCAGCTCCAGCGCCGGAGTGGCCCATGTCCACTGGCTCACAGAGGCAGACATGTCAAAGGTCAGCAAAGGCCACAGCTGTCAGTGAACAGACCACGCATGCTCACAGGTCCCTGCAGTCTTCTGAGGAGGGGAGAGGCCGccgaagaaatacaaatatcaggGGGTCAGAACAAGGGCCTCTAGGCAAAGGTAAGAGGCTTTTCTCAGTCATGCTACTTTGAGATGCTGTGAGGGGCAGCTGACCAACCTCCTGGGGAGATTCCAGTGCTCGGTCACTTGGCAGGAGCTGTGCACGTTTGCTCCCTcggccctccttcccttctctgcaccccttcttttttttttttttttttttttgtggtacgcgggcctctcactgctgtggcctctccccttgcggagcacaggctcctgacgcgcaggctcagtggccatggctcacaggcccagccgctccgcggcatgtgggattctcccggaccagggcacgaacctgtgtcccctgcatcggcaggcggactctcacccactgcgccaccagggaagccctgcaccccTTCTTTGGACAGTCATTTCCCTAAAGGGGACGATACCATTGATCAGGCTTCACTTTTCTAAATCACAGACAATCTTGCCCCCAGGACAGTCACTGGGCTTTAAGTCACACCTTTATAGCAGCTGAACTCTCAGAAGGCCTTGGAAAGAGGTCTGGGACTGCATTATTATCTAGTCCCTGCCCTCACTGTATCCTGACCACACGTGCCCTGCAAACAGCAGGGGGCAGGTGAGTCACGTGGCATGTCTCAGAGCGCCTGAAGCTACAGGCGTGGCTGTGACACTTCACAAAGGAGGCTGTCCTttaggaagggggcagggggctCCCACAGGAGCTGCGGATGGGGTCCTGCTGACGGGACCCTCTGGGGGCATCTCCTGGGGTCTTTCCCAGCCATACCCAAGGACACACAAGATGGCACCCAGGGTGGTGGAGATGCTGTGTCAGTGGCTTTCTCGTCTGCGGCTGAGCAGCCGGTGCTGGCTGTGGAGGGAACTGGGGACCTCTAGTAGGGAAGAAGCAGGGCTGCACCGTGGTGGGTGACGTGGGGGAGGAAGAGCTCAGGCGGCAGCCCTGGGGAGCTGAGGGGTCTGGGGTGGGTTTGGGCAGAGGACACAGGAGGATGTTCTGGGACTTCAAGGGCAGAGGGCAGCGTTGGTGCTTCAGCCTGACTGGGTCGGGGAGGCGAGTGTGGTGCTGAGTAAGGTCTGGCATCAGGCACTTCTTAAAATCTAAGACCAATTCTGCCTATTTGCCAAGAATGAGACAGAACTGGgccactttcattatttttaggcttcctgtagattaaaaaaaagccaaacaggCTCACAAAAATTGTGTTATATTTCAGTGGTTTTCCCTTAACAAATTGTATCTTAAACATCCAGGCCTCAGTTGGAGGTAATGTAGAAAGTCGTTGTATTTATGAGATGACTTTCCTAAATAGGTAGCTTGGACCCAATGGTCCCTCGCCGCACCCACTGCCCACCTGGCCCGGGTGGAGACCCTTGTCCCGAGGGGGCAGCGCCCTCTGGGTCTCATGGGCCATGGCAGCCTCACAGTCTGCTCCTGGGATTTCTCCTAGCTGCAGAGAAAGGCCTGCTTGGAATGTTCTCCACAGTCCTACCCTTTGTCCAACGTTTAAGTGTCCTTCAAATCTCCCTTCAGTCCAGACCTCTTTAGGATCTCCTGACCAGGTCCGGTTTGGTGCCCTCCTGTGGCCCTGCCGGGCCCAGCCCTTTCCCTGGGGTAcacttggtatttttattttcttgtctgtctccctcacggACAGTGGGCTCCCTGAGGACAGACACTGTGTGCCTCTCTTTGATATCTTGGAGGCCTAACTCATGGAATGCCCCTATCAGGTATTGttgcatgaatgagtgaatgaatggacaaatgatTCACTCGTCCTGACCAGTCATACTACTCACAGCTGgtctcctctttcctccccatCTTCACAACCGCCCGCCCTCACTGCACACTCAGGCCTGCTCTCTACCTTTTCCTTCCCATTGTGAGCCTGGGGAACGGCTCAGCACATGCTGGGAGGACACTGAAGGGGAGAGAAGGGGCCAAGCTGTCTGCAGGGCTTTAAGTTTCTGCCAAGGGGCCCACACCAGGCTTTGAAGCAGGCCCAGATCACTGAGGGTCTGCAAGGGGATAAAGGAGCCTTGGAAGGGGGCACATCTGCCATTCCCTGGTGAAGAAGCCAAACTGAGGCCAGTGAGGCGCTGTGATGCTGGGAGAGACCTGGCTGACTCACTACCAGGTCTCCTACCTGCGCTGTCTGCTGGCGAGAACCAGGGCCTGGCGGGGCAGCTGAGGAAGTCTCAGTGGCCATTCATGTCCACCCTCTATGTAGCAGCTGCCATCTGTCTGCTACCGTGGCCACACCCAGTACCCTGCAGGGCTGGCCCCTGGGCCTTTGCTCATGCCGCTCCCTTTGCCTGTTTTCTCCTTTCCACTCTCTCTGACCTGTGAGCTGTTCCTCACCCTTCAAGACCAGCTTTCAGTGTCCTCTGAGGTGACACCCACCCTGCACCAGACTGCTGCCTCCCCGCTTCCTAACTGCTCGGCAGGGATCTTTAAAACAGCGTTTATCTCGCCTTTGTTATTCACTGACATGTTGGTCTCTCTGCTAGAGTCCCGGATGGACAGCACAGCATTTTTACTGTCTGAATCTTCAGTGCCCAGGGAACTTCCTGGCACACTGTGGAGGCTGAGAAAGAGCCCAAGGGTGGCTTATGCCTTGTGATATGAGTGGGCAAGTCTCTGACCCGGTGGCATGAATCGTAAGTGTTGAAAAACaggggctctctctctctctctctctctctctctctctctctctctctctctcacacacacacacacacacacacacacacacacacacacacacacacacgagtctcCAGGTCTCCTACCAGTCCCTGCCCCGGCCCTGGCCCTGAGTACACACAGGCAGAGGCCTCAGGCCTAGAGCCCTATTTTCAGTTCCTCTCCCTCCTTGTCACTCATTTTCCTGCCAGTTCTCCTCTTGCTAATGAGAGGAAGCTTTGGCCAGAGAGAAGctttggaaaggaaggaaagtctTTGAAATGGAAATGTTATGACAAAATGATGGATTGTTTTCTGGGCTGTGCAGTTTGTTTCTTGCTTGCAGCAGCAGAAGGGGAGAATATCTCTGCACCGGGAATGGTGGAGGTTGCCCACGCCAGGAAGCCCTTGACAGCAGGAAAAACAAGTGAAACACACACTAAAAGCAGGAAGCCGGTGGTGGGAAGGTAGGGCGAGGGAAAGCCCCAGGCAGGCAGAGGAACATGGCCTGGATGCTGCCCAGGAGCTCTGGTTGGAGCTGCGGCCCCCGATGGGCCAGGGTGGGCAGCAGCTTCCTGCTGAGGCCAGAAGAAACATCTGGTGTAGCCTTCGGCCATGGCCACACCTACCAGCCAGCGGGGctggcctctgggcctttgctcaaGCTGTCCCCTCCATGTGATGTCCCTTTCCACTTTCTCTGACCTGTGAGCTGCTCTTCATCCTTTAAGACCAGCTTAAATGtgccctcctctgagaagcccccTTACTGCCCATGATGCCCGCCTCACCCAGACCCTCCAAAAGGCAGGAATACTCGCTGGCTGGCCCCTGGCCACTCGGTTTACTTGAGGTTAATTAGAATTGTCACCTGtcctgtttattaaaaaatatgttttgagtACCTACTGGGTGTGAAGCTCTGCTCTATTCACCGTGTCCCTCAGCGAACACAGCACATGGAACCTCCACCCTCATGGAACTCTGTGGA comes from Delphinus delphis chromosome 1, mDelDel1.2, whole genome shotgun sequence and encodes:
- the LOC132421913 gene encoding chymosin, which codes for MRCLVVLLSVLALSQGTGITRIPLHKGKPLRKALKEHGLLEDFLQKHQSAVSSKYSSFGEVASEPLTSYLDSQYFGKIYIGTPPQEFTVVFDTGSSDLWVPSVYCKSDACQNHQRFDPSMSSTFQNLGKPLSIQYGTGSMQGFLGYDTVTVSDIVDPQQTVGLSTQEPGDVFTYSEFDGILGLAYPSLASEYSVPVFDNMMNRHLVAQDLFSVYMDRNGQESMLTLGAIDPSYYTGSLHWVPVTLQKYWQFTVDSVTIGGVVVACDGGCQAILDTGTSMLVGPSSDILNIQMAIGATQNQYGEFDIDCGSLSSMPTVVFEINSRMYPLTPSAYTNQDQGFCTSGFQGENNSQQWILGDVFIREYYSVFDRANNRVGLAKAV